Proteins encoded within one genomic window of Mycolicibacterium monacense:
- a CDS encoding dihydroxyacetone kinase family protein produces MQRYFLDSADSFLPGALRGFVAANPEVVWHRDPGFLARRTPTPSGRVAVISGGGSGHEPMHSGLIGTGLLDAVCPGPVFTSPNALQIAGATRHVDSGAGVLHIVKNYTGDVMNFRIARDIVQDEGIETDVVVVADDVASHSEDGGPGRRGTGATIIVEKVCCAAAEAGATLAEVTALGRRVADRARSMSVALDPCTVPGSDQPSFDLGPDEMELGIGIHGESGTERTQWRPAAEIVRMLLERILGSLEAPAGEQVIVVVNGLGSTHPLELNLVFGHVLEQLRAADVRVVRSLVGTMVTALDMRGASVTVAPVDDEMVRLWDAPTDAPAWPRLAASEPGELTDATVAEPDNAVDSGPECAWLSVFVERVQGAVDELTALDRQVGDGDFGVNMSAALGGFDLPLRGSDAEVLDAIARSFFVRSGGTSGAVFGTLFRELSKAFSDTDEFGEALAAGTRDGLESVVDLGGAEVGDHTVVDALHPANEALQQGVSLAEAARAAAEGAESTRDQIARKGRASYVGDAARGAVDPGALVISWLFEAAADRR; encoded by the coding sequence ATGCAGCGGTACTTCCTCGACTCGGCCGACTCCTTCCTGCCCGGCGCGCTACGCGGCTTCGTCGCGGCCAACCCGGAGGTGGTCTGGCACCGTGACCCCGGCTTCCTCGCGCGCCGGACGCCGACGCCGTCGGGACGGGTGGCGGTGATCTCGGGTGGCGGGTCGGGTCACGAGCCGATGCACTCCGGGCTGATCGGGACCGGGTTGCTCGACGCGGTGTGTCCGGGTCCGGTGTTCACCTCGCCGAACGCGCTGCAGATCGCCGGCGCGACGCGCCACGTCGACTCCGGTGCCGGTGTGCTGCACATCGTGAAGAACTACACCGGCGACGTGATGAACTTCCGCATCGCGCGAGACATCGTGCAGGACGAGGGAATCGAAACCGACGTGGTGGTGGTGGCCGACGACGTGGCGTCCCACTCCGAGGACGGCGGACCCGGGCGCCGCGGCACCGGCGCGACGATCATCGTCGAGAAGGTGTGCTGTGCCGCCGCCGAGGCGGGTGCGACCCTCGCCGAAGTCACCGCGCTCGGCCGGCGCGTCGCGGACCGCGCGCGCAGCATGTCGGTGGCGCTGGACCCGTGCACGGTGCCCGGATCGGATCAGCCGTCGTTCGACCTCGGGCCGGACGAGATGGAGCTCGGCATCGGCATCCACGGCGAATCCGGTACGGAGCGAACGCAATGGCGTCCCGCGGCGGAGATCGTGCGGATGCTGCTGGAGCGGATCCTCGGCTCCCTCGAAGCGCCGGCGGGCGAGCAGGTGATCGTGGTGGTCAACGGTCTCGGCAGCACCCATCCGCTGGAACTGAATCTGGTGTTCGGCCATGTGCTCGAACAATTGCGGGCCGCGGATGTGCGGGTGGTCCGCAGCCTGGTGGGCACGATGGTGACCGCACTCGACATGCGCGGGGCGTCGGTGACGGTGGCCCCGGTCGATGACGAGATGGTCCGGTTGTGGGATGCGCCGACCGATGCGCCGGCATGGCCGCGACTCGCCGCCTCGGAGCCGGGCGAGCTGACCGATGCCACGGTCGCCGAACCGGACAACGCCGTCGATTCGGGACCCGAATGTGCTTGGCTGTCAGTCTTCGTCGAGCGGGTGCAGGGCGCCGTCGACGAGCTGACCGCCCTCGACCGGCAGGTCGGTGACGGCGACTTCGGCGTCAACATGTCGGCGGCGCTCGGCGGTTTCGACCTACCGCTGCGGGGTTCCGACGCCGAGGTCCTCGACGCCATCGCGCGCAGCTTCTTCGTGCGGTCCGGCGGTACGTCTGGTGCGGTGTTCGGCACGCTGTTCCGCGAGCTGTCGAAGGCGTTCTCCGACACCGACGAATTCGGTGAGGCGTTGGCGGCGGGCACCCGGGACGGGCTGGAGTCGGTGGTCGATCTCGGCGGCGCCGAGGTGGGCGACCACACCGTGGTGGATGCGCTGCACCCGGCGAATGAGGCGCTACAGCAAGGTGTTTCGCTCGCCGAGGCGGCGCGGGCGGCGGCCGAGGGTGCGGAGTCGACGCGTGACCAGATCGCTCGCAAGGGGCGCGCAAGCTATGTCGGCGATGCGGCGCGCGGCGCGGTCGACCCTGGCGCGCTGGTGATCTCGTGGTTGTTCGAGGCGGCGGCCGACCGCCGATAA
- a CDS encoding TetR/AcrR family transcriptional regulator encodes MSDAPRRRPRQSRSRETVDVVLEAAAQMFAREGLKTTTNRIAGRAGVSIGSVYQYFPNKQALLYALAERHVRQAREHLGEVFAELRARQLPFDETMRVILDEVVALHRDRPGLHRLMHRLAPRHPAELASVQDFEDRIIDEVAYHLRRCGRGGDDPVATAQMLVHTVDAHLHRVMTRRTPDSAQLVALVDRLLAD; translated from the coding sequence ATGAGCGATGCGCCCCGCAGACGCCCCCGGCAGTCCCGGTCCCGCGAGACCGTGGACGTCGTGCTGGAGGCCGCCGCGCAGATGTTCGCCCGCGAAGGCCTGAAGACCACCACCAACCGGATCGCCGGGCGGGCCGGAGTGTCGATCGGCTCTGTCTACCAGTACTTCCCGAACAAACAGGCGCTGTTGTACGCCCTGGCCGAACGTCATGTCCGCCAGGCCCGTGAGCATCTGGGTGAGGTGTTCGCAGAACTGCGCGCGCGGCAACTGCCGTTCGACGAGACGATGCGTGTCATCCTCGACGAGGTGGTGGCCCTGCACCGCGACCGTCCCGGTCTGCATCGTCTGATGCACCGCCTGGCACCGCGCCACCCGGCCGAGCTGGCGTCCGTGCAGGACTTCGAGGACCGCATCATCGACGAGGTCGCCTACCACCTGCGCCGCTGCGGCCGCGGCGGCGACGATCCGGTGGCCACCGCGCAGATGCTGGTCCACACCGTCGACGCCCATCTGCACCGGGTGATGACGCGCCGCACGCCCGACTCGGCTCAGTTGGTGGCGCTCGTGGACCGGTTGCTCGCGGACTGA
- a CDS encoding LLM class flavin-dependent oxidoreductase, whose amino-acid sequence MTGFRVGVGDGIPAARPAAETMTRANYLGAVANRVDSFWVPDHLNQLFPRSLWKQKYCGATKLIPRVDAVMEPWTMLGHIAARNRAGRLRLGVAVTDSGRRNPAVTAQAAATLHLLTRGRAILGIGPGEREGNEPYGVDWSKPVARFEEAMATIRALWDSGGELVNRDSPFFPLRKAIFDLPPYRGKWPEIWIAAHGPRMLRAAGRYADAYFPSFAHLPTEYAQRLDSVRSAASDVGRDPMAILPAVQMFVVTGSTRDDVDEALDSELLRAFGLNASDDVFTRHGGRHPMGAGFSGAQDLLPHDMDEQTALSHVAVIPPGVTREFLLNGTSDEVIQQAAQWRDCVRYMVLVNVSFLQRNLRKGLMSVKPFNKIVRELKKL is encoded by the coding sequence ATGACAGGTTTTCGTGTGGGCGTGGGGGACGGGATACCTGCGGCTCGCCCTGCAGCAGAGACGATGACCCGAGCCAACTACCTCGGGGCGGTCGCCAACCGTGTCGACTCGTTCTGGGTCCCCGACCACCTCAACCAACTGTTCCCGCGTTCGTTGTGGAAGCAGAAGTATTGTGGCGCAACCAAGCTGATACCACGGGTCGACGCCGTAATGGAACCATGGACCATGCTCGGGCACATCGCTGCCCGCAACCGGGCCGGTCGCCTGCGGCTTGGCGTGGCGGTGACGGATAGCGGTCGGCGCAACCCCGCGGTCACCGCACAGGCGGCCGCCACTCTTCACTTGCTCACTCGCGGAAGGGCGATCCTTGGCATTGGCCCCGGCGAACGTGAAGGTAACGAGCCCTACGGTGTTGACTGGTCCAAACCGGTCGCGCGTTTTGAGGAGGCGATGGCCACCATTCGCGCGCTATGGGATTCGGGCGGCGAGCTCGTCAACCGCGACTCTCCCTTCTTTCCGCTACGGAAAGCGATATTCGATTTGCCGCCGTATCGCGGGAAGTGGCCCGAAATCTGGATCGCCGCCCACGGACCGCGGATGCTGCGCGCCGCCGGGCGATACGCAGATGCATATTTTCCAAGTTTCGCTCACCTGCCCACGGAGTACGCACAACGGCTTGACAGCGTCCGGTCAGCCGCTTCCGACGTCGGTCGCGATCCGATGGCCATTCTCCCAGCGGTGCAGATGTTTGTAGTCACGGGGAGCACCCGGGACGACGTGGACGAGGCGCTTGATTCCGAATTACTCCGCGCGTTCGGGCTCAATGCTTCTGATGACGTTTTCACCCGCCACGGTGGGCGGCACCCAATGGGCGCGGGCTTCTCTGGTGCTCAGGATCTGCTCCCGCACGACATGGACGAACAAACGGCCTTGTCGCACGTGGCTGTGATTCCGCCGGGGGTGACACGGGAGTTTCTGCTGAACGGAACCTCCGACGAGGTCATTCAGCAAGCCGCGCAGTGGCGTGATTGCGTCCGCTACATGGTGTTGGTTAACGTGAGCTTCCTGCAGCGCAACCTGCGCAAGGGGCTGATGTCGGTAAAGCCGTTCAACAAGATCGTCCGTGAGCTCAAGAAACTCTAA
- a CDS encoding cupin domain-containing protein: MGLDDDLCQCPHWGYMLSGQLRMHAREGQHVYTAGDAFYWAAGHAPEAITDCEYVDFSPTESIKTVLDHITGAGG; encoded by the coding sequence GTGGGACTCGACGACGATCTCTGTCAGTGCCCTCATTGGGGTTACATGCTCAGCGGTCAACTGCGTATGCACGCCCGGGAAGGACAGCATGTCTATACCGCCGGGGACGCGTTCTACTGGGCCGCGGGGCACGCGCCCGAGGCGATCACGGATTGCGAGTACGTCGATTTCTCTCCCACCGAAAGCATCAAGACAGTGCTCGATCACATCACGGGCGCAGGCGGCTGA
- a CDS encoding TIGR03668 family PPOX class F420-dependent oxidoreductase, which yields MAEFDAVEMFAAAPAATLATVNPDGAPHLVPVVFAVHRETVYTAVDAKRKSTQRLRRLANIEADPRVCLIVDHYSDDWGQLWWVRADGVAAVHHSGDEMAAGYAMLRQKYPQYERLALDGPVVTVEVRRWSSWQA from the coding sequence ATGGCCGAATTCGACGCGGTCGAGATGTTCGCCGCGGCCCCCGCGGCGACGCTGGCGACGGTCAACCCCGACGGTGCGCCGCATCTCGTGCCGGTGGTGTTCGCCGTGCACCGCGAGACGGTGTACACGGCGGTGGACGCCAAGCGGAAGTCGACCCAGCGGTTGCGTCGGCTGGCCAACATCGAAGCCGATCCGCGGGTTTGCCTGATCGTCGACCACTACTCCGACGACTGGGGTCAGCTGTGGTGGGTGCGGGCCGACGGGGTGGCCGCCGTGCACCACAGCGGCGACGAGATGGCGGCCGGGTACGCCATGCTGCGGCAGAAGTACCCGCAGTACGAACGTCTCGCCCTCGACGGACCGGTCGTCACCGTCGAGGTGCGGCGCTGGTCATCGTGGCAGGCCTGA
- a CDS encoding SRPBCC family protein: MVTIHVERTIGAPPERVFSWLADPASLTAAPLVLRAAWTRESPGPGVGALRQVIAAGMWFREEITAYDPPHSYSYRIVRSVPAFDHEGGTITFTPSGDGTHVSWTSTYSHPAYGGGKAMEALSARLLPWNFKAILARCARVLES; this comes from the coding sequence ATGGTCACCATCCACGTGGAGCGAACCATCGGCGCACCCCCGGAGCGGGTGTTCTCCTGGCTGGCGGACCCGGCCAGCCTCACCGCCGCCCCCCTTGTCTTGAGGGCGGCCTGGACCAGGGAATCCCCCGGTCCGGGCGTCGGCGCACTGCGGCAAGTGATCGCCGCCGGCATGTGGTTTCGAGAGGAGATCACCGCCTACGACCCACCACACAGCTACTCCTACCGGATCGTTCGGTCCGTCCCGGCGTTCGATCACGAAGGCGGCACCATCACGTTCACCCCGTCGGGCGACGGCACGCACGTCAGCTGGACCAGCACGTACTCCCATCCCGCCTACGGCGGCGGTAAGGCGATGGAGGCGCTCTCGGCCCGTCTGCTCCCCTGGAACTTCAAGGCGATACTCGCCCGCTGCGCCCGCGTTCTGGAGAGTTAG
- a CDS encoding alpha/beta hydrolase translates to MNHDEYAAYLPARWRAPIEPESTWWTWRGRRVHIARAVRPESPVRMLVLHGGGGHAGALWPLAAMAARQGVDVFVPDLPLYGRTVEPHPRDVRYADWVDLLCDLVRAERRRDPRPLIVFGASMGGLLGYEVAARTGEVAHVVATCLLDPADPAARRAAARVPLVGAVGPAVLRALDPVVGRIRVPLRLVVNMAAMSGDRGLARLCARDPRGGGVSVPLGFLISWLRFVHTRPERFDAAPVTLVHPAADTWTPPALSLSFLERLRVPTRVVMLANCGHYPVEEPGIGQLAAALREVCDDVAQSASNRSTSATN, encoded by the coding sequence ATGAACCACGACGAATACGCGGCATACCTGCCCGCCCGGTGGCGGGCGCCGATCGAACCGGAGTCGACCTGGTGGACCTGGCGCGGCCGCCGCGTGCACATCGCCCGTGCGGTCCGCCCGGAGAGTCCCGTCCGGATGCTGGTGCTGCACGGCGGGGGCGGGCACGCCGGTGCGCTGTGGCCCCTGGCCGCGATGGCGGCCCGCCAGGGCGTCGACGTGTTCGTGCCCGACCTGCCGCTCTACGGCCGCACCGTCGAACCGCACCCGCGCGACGTGCGGTACGCCGACTGGGTGGACCTGCTGTGCGATCTGGTGCGAGCCGAACGCCGCCGCGACCCGCGGCCGCTGATCGTGTTCGGCGCGAGTATGGGTGGGCTGCTCGGCTACGAGGTGGCCGCCCGCACCGGTGAGGTCGCCCATGTGGTCGCGACGTGTCTGCTCGATCCGGCCGACCCCGCGGCACGTCGGGCCGCCGCCCGGGTACCCCTGGTCGGGGCCGTCGGGCCCGCGGTGCTGCGCGCGCTGGACCCGGTGGTGGGGCGCATCCGCGTGCCGCTGCGCCTCGTCGTGAACATGGCCGCGATGAGCGGTGACCGCGGGCTGGCGCGGCTGTGCGCCCGCGACCCGCGCGGGGGTGGCGTCTCGGTGCCGCTGGGCTTTCTGATCAGTTGGCTGAGGTTCGTCCATACCCGGCCCGAGCGGTTCGACGCGGCGCCCGTCACGCTGGTGCACCCGGCCGCCGACACGTGGACACCACCGGCGCTGAGCCTGAGTTTCCTTGAGCGCCTTCGGGTACCGACACGGGTGGTGATGCTGGCCAACTGCGGTCACTACCCGGTGGAGGAACCCGGGATCGGCCAGCTCGCGGCGGCGCTGCGCGAGGTCTGCGACGACGTGGCTCAGTCCGCGAGCAACCGGTCCACGAGCGCCACCAACTGA